One Camarhynchus parvulus chromosome 26, STF_HiC, whole genome shotgun sequence genomic window carries:
- the SRPK1 gene encoding SRSF protein kinase 1 isoform X1 yields MERKVLALQARKKRTKAKKDKAQRKPDTQHRSLAAQSESDLPEQEEEILGSDDDEQEDPNDYCKGGYHLVKIGDLFNGRYHVIRKLGWGHFSTVWLAWDIQGRRFVAMKVVKSAEHYTETALDEIKLLKSVRSSDPNDPSKERVVQLLDDFKISGVNGSHICMVFEVLGHHLLKWIIKSNYQGLPLPCVKKIIKQVLQGLDYLHTKCRIIHTDIKPENILLCVNDQYIRRLAAEATEWQRSGAPPPSGSAVSTAPQPKPADKMSKNKKKKLKKKQKRQAELLEKRMQEIEEMEKEANPEQTQPEEEEEAQTPVEMLIKVSPSEESINKKPAETLGQKGSNLVESNVEKDAPEINCNGVIPMTELTDSGNEGSVRLEDDLHNANACDNACDNAPDTQNTENLHSSNYTQHNNDSEVGPQEAVLDLFVPLVPEDSMVCQPVPSQEQALNEQGINDFQESIRTEIPSEDENETNSPTDNKGKSAAGNFLLNPLEPKNADKLKVKIADLGNACWVHKHFTEDIQTRQYRSLEVLIGSGYNTPADIWSTACMAFELATGDYLFEPHSGEDYSRDEDHIALIIELLGKIPRKLILAGKYSKEFFTKKGDLKHITKLKPWGLFEVLVEKYEWAQDEAAGFTDFLLPMLELIPEKRATAAECLRHPWLNS; encoded by the exons ACCCGACACCCAGCACCGCAGCCTTGCTGCTCAATCCGAGAGTGATCTTCCAGAGCAAGAGGAGGAAATCCTGGGATCAGATGATGATGAGCAAGAGGATCCAAATGATTACTGTAAAG GGGGTTACCACCTTGTGAAAATAGGAGATCTCTTCAATGGACGCTACCACGTGATTCGGAAGCTTGGATGGGGTCACTTCTCCACCGTGTGGCTGGCCTGGGACATCCA AGGGAGGAGATTTGTGGCAATGAAGGTGGTGAAGAGTGCAGAGCACTACACAGAAACAGCACTGGATGAAATCAAATTGCTGAAATCG GTCCGCAGCAGTGATCCAAATGATCCAAGCAAAGAGAGAGTTGTTCAGTTATTAGATGACTTCAAGATTTCAGGAGTGAATGGTTCCC ATATCTGTATGGTGTTTGAAGTTCTAGGGCATCATCTCCTGAAGTGGATCATCAAGTCAAATTATCAGGGTCTTCCTCTCCCTTGTGTcaaaaaaatcatcaaacaG GTTCTTCAGGGTCTGGATTACTTGCATACAAAATGTAGAATCATCCACACAGATATAAAGCCTGAGAACATCCTGCTGTGTGTGAATGACCAGTACATTCgcaggctggctgcagaggcAACAGAGTGGCAGAGATCTGGGGCTCCCCCACCATCTGGCTCTGcag TGAGCACTGCACCACAGCCTAAACCA GCTGACAAAATGtcaaagaataagaaaaagaagttgaaaaagaagcagaaaagacagGCTGAGTTGTTGGAGAAGCGAATGCAAGAGATAGAGGAAATGGAGAAGGAAGCAAACCCTGAGCAGACACAGcctgaagaggaggaagaagctcaGACTCCTGTGGAAATGCTCATAAAAGTCAGTCCATCAGAGGAAAGTATCAACAAAAAGCCAG CAGAAACCCTTGGACAGAAGGGATCTAATCTCGTGGAAAGCAACGTGGAAAAAGATGCTCCAGAAATCAACTGCAACGGGGTGATCCCCATGACAGAGCTGACAGACTCTGGGAACGAGGGCTCCGTGCGCCTCGAGGACGACCTGCACAACGCCAATGCCTGTGACAATGCCTGTGACAATGCCCCTGACACCCAGAACACTGAGAACTTGCACAGCTCTAATTACACCCAGCACAACAATGACTCAGAGGTCGGGCCCCAAGAAGCAGTGTTGGACTTGTTTGTGCCCTTGGTCCCGGAGGATTCCATGGTGTGCCAGCCCGTCCCCAGCCAAGAGCAGGCACTGAACGAGCAGGGGATCAACGATTTTCAGGAAAGCATCAGGACAGAGATCCCTTCAGAGGATGAGAATGAGACTAACAGCCCCACAGACAACAAAG GAAAATCAGCTGCTGGGAATTTCCTTCTTAATCCTCTTGAGCCCAAGAATGCAGATAAGCTCAAAGTGAAGATAGCTGACCTAGGAAATGCCTGCTGGGTG cACAAGCATTTCACTGAAGACATCCAGACCAGGCAGTACAGGTCCCTGGAGGTGCTGATAGGGTCAGGGTACAACACCCCTGCAGACATCTGGAGCACAGCCTGCATG gCTTTTGAGTTGGCAACAGGGGACTATCTGTTCGAGCCTCACTCTGGGGAAGATTACTCACGAGATGAAG ATCATATCGCATTGATCATAGAACTTCTGGGGAAAATACCTCGCAAGCTCATTTTGGCAGGAAAATATTCCAAGGAGTTTTTCACcaaaaaag GTGATCTGAAGCACATCACCAAACTGAAGCCCTGGGGCCTTTTTGAAGTGTTGGTTGAAAAATACGAGTGGGCCCAAGATGAGGCAGCTGGATTCACAGACTTCTTACTCCCTATGCTGGAGCTGATCCCAGAGAAACGAGCTACAGCAGCAGAATGTCTCAGGCACCCCTGGCTTAACTCCTAG
- the SRPK1 gene encoding SRSF protein kinase 1 isoform X2: protein MAFSKTIGLSSGISLSMGGRASCRPDTQHRSLAAQSESDLPEQEEEILGSDDDEQEDPNDYCKGGYHLVKIGDLFNGRYHVIRKLGWGHFSTVWLAWDIQGRRFVAMKVVKSAEHYTETALDEIKLLKSVRSSDPNDPSKERVVQLLDDFKISGVNGSHICMVFEVLGHHLLKWIIKSNYQGLPLPCVKKIIKQVLQGLDYLHTKCRIIHTDIKPENILLCVNDQYIRRLAAEATEWQRSGAPPPSGSAVSTAPQPKPADKMSKNKKKKLKKKQKRQAELLEKRMQEIEEMEKEANPEQTQPEEEEEAQTPVEMLIKVSPSEESINKKPAETLGQKGSNLVESNVEKDAPEINCNGVIPMTELTDSGNEGSVRLEDDLHNANACDNACDNAPDTQNTENLHSSNYTQHNNDSEVGPQEAVLDLFVPLVPEDSMVCQPVPSQEQALNEQGINDFQESIRTEIPSEDENETNSPTDNKGKSAAGNFLLNPLEPKNADKLKVKIADLGNACWVHKHFTEDIQTRQYRSLEVLIGSGYNTPADIWSTACMAFELATGDYLFEPHSGEDYSRDEDHIALIIELLGKIPRKLILAGKYSKEFFTKKGDLKHITKLKPWGLFEVLVEKYEWAQDEAAGFTDFLLPMLELIPEKRATAAECLRHPWLNS, encoded by the exons ATGGCTTTTTCGAAAACTATTGGGCTGTCTTCAGGAATATCTTTATCCATGGGAGGCCGTGCTTCTTGCAG ACCCGACACCCAGCACCGCAGCCTTGCTGCTCAATCCGAGAGTGATCTTCCAGAGCAAGAGGAGGAAATCCTGGGATCAGATGATGATGAGCAAGAGGATCCAAATGATTACTGTAAAG GGGGTTACCACCTTGTGAAAATAGGAGATCTCTTCAATGGACGCTACCACGTGATTCGGAAGCTTGGATGGGGTCACTTCTCCACCGTGTGGCTGGCCTGGGACATCCA AGGGAGGAGATTTGTGGCAATGAAGGTGGTGAAGAGTGCAGAGCACTACACAGAAACAGCACTGGATGAAATCAAATTGCTGAAATCG GTCCGCAGCAGTGATCCAAATGATCCAAGCAAAGAGAGAGTTGTTCAGTTATTAGATGACTTCAAGATTTCAGGAGTGAATGGTTCCC ATATCTGTATGGTGTTTGAAGTTCTAGGGCATCATCTCCTGAAGTGGATCATCAAGTCAAATTATCAGGGTCTTCCTCTCCCTTGTGTcaaaaaaatcatcaaacaG GTTCTTCAGGGTCTGGATTACTTGCATACAAAATGTAGAATCATCCACACAGATATAAAGCCTGAGAACATCCTGCTGTGTGTGAATGACCAGTACATTCgcaggctggctgcagaggcAACAGAGTGGCAGAGATCTGGGGCTCCCCCACCATCTGGCTCTGcag TGAGCACTGCACCACAGCCTAAACCA GCTGACAAAATGtcaaagaataagaaaaagaagttgaaaaagaagcagaaaagacagGCTGAGTTGTTGGAGAAGCGAATGCAAGAGATAGAGGAAATGGAGAAGGAAGCAAACCCTGAGCAGACACAGcctgaagaggaggaagaagctcaGACTCCTGTGGAAATGCTCATAAAAGTCAGTCCATCAGAGGAAAGTATCAACAAAAAGCCAG CAGAAACCCTTGGACAGAAGGGATCTAATCTCGTGGAAAGCAACGTGGAAAAAGATGCTCCAGAAATCAACTGCAACGGGGTGATCCCCATGACAGAGCTGACAGACTCTGGGAACGAGGGCTCCGTGCGCCTCGAGGACGACCTGCACAACGCCAATGCCTGTGACAATGCCTGTGACAATGCCCCTGACACCCAGAACACTGAGAACTTGCACAGCTCTAATTACACCCAGCACAACAATGACTCAGAGGTCGGGCCCCAAGAAGCAGTGTTGGACTTGTTTGTGCCCTTGGTCCCGGAGGATTCCATGGTGTGCCAGCCCGTCCCCAGCCAAGAGCAGGCACTGAACGAGCAGGGGATCAACGATTTTCAGGAAAGCATCAGGACAGAGATCCCTTCAGAGGATGAGAATGAGACTAACAGCCCCACAGACAACAAAG GAAAATCAGCTGCTGGGAATTTCCTTCTTAATCCTCTTGAGCCCAAGAATGCAGATAAGCTCAAAGTGAAGATAGCTGACCTAGGAAATGCCTGCTGGGTG cACAAGCATTTCACTGAAGACATCCAGACCAGGCAGTACAGGTCCCTGGAGGTGCTGATAGGGTCAGGGTACAACACCCCTGCAGACATCTGGAGCACAGCCTGCATG gCTTTTGAGTTGGCAACAGGGGACTATCTGTTCGAGCCTCACTCTGGGGAAGATTACTCACGAGATGAAG ATCATATCGCATTGATCATAGAACTTCTGGGGAAAATACCTCGCAAGCTCATTTTGGCAGGAAAATATTCCAAGGAGTTTTTCACcaaaaaag GTGATCTGAAGCACATCACCAAACTGAAGCCCTGGGGCCTTTTTGAAGTGTTGGTTGAAAAATACGAGTGGGCCCAAGATGAGGCAGCTGGATTCACAGACTTCTTACTCCCTATGCTGGAGCTGATCCCAGAGAAACGAGCTACAGCAGCAGAATGTCTCAGGCACCCCTGGCTTAACTCCTAG
- the SRPK1 gene encoding SRSF protein kinase 1 isoform X3: protein MERKVLALQARKKRTKAKKDKAQRKPDTQHRSLAAQSESDLPEQEEEILGSDDDEQEDPNDYCKGGYHLVKIGDLFNGRYHVIRKLGWGHFSTVWLAWDIQGRRFVAMKVVKSAEHYTETALDEIKLLKSVRSSDPNDPSKERVVQLLDDFKISGVNGSHICMVFEVLGHHLLKWIIKSNYQGLPLPCVKKIIKQVLQGLDYLHTKCRIIHTDIKPENILLCVNDQYIRRLAAEATEWQRSGAPPPSGSAVSTAPQPKPADKMSKNKKKKLKKKQKRQAELLEKRMQEIEEMEKEANPEQTQPEEEEEAQTPVEMLIKVSPSEESINKKPETLGQKGSNLVESNVEKDAPEINCNGVIPMTELTDSGNEGSVRLEDDLHNANACDNACDNAPDTQNTENLHSSNYTQHNNDSEVGPQEAVLDLFVPLVPEDSMVCQPVPSQEQALNEQGINDFQESIRTEIPSEDENETNSPTDNKGKSAAGNFLLNPLEPKNADKLKVKIADLGNACWVHKHFTEDIQTRQYRSLEVLIGSGYNTPADIWSTACMAFELATGDYLFEPHSGEDYSRDEDHIALIIELLGKIPRKLILAGKYSKEFFTKKGDLKHITKLKPWGLFEVLVEKYEWAQDEAAGFTDFLLPMLELIPEKRATAAECLRHPWLNS from the exons ACCCGACACCCAGCACCGCAGCCTTGCTGCTCAATCCGAGAGTGATCTTCCAGAGCAAGAGGAGGAAATCCTGGGATCAGATGATGATGAGCAAGAGGATCCAAATGATTACTGTAAAG GGGGTTACCACCTTGTGAAAATAGGAGATCTCTTCAATGGACGCTACCACGTGATTCGGAAGCTTGGATGGGGTCACTTCTCCACCGTGTGGCTGGCCTGGGACATCCA AGGGAGGAGATTTGTGGCAATGAAGGTGGTGAAGAGTGCAGAGCACTACACAGAAACAGCACTGGATGAAATCAAATTGCTGAAATCG GTCCGCAGCAGTGATCCAAATGATCCAAGCAAAGAGAGAGTTGTTCAGTTATTAGATGACTTCAAGATTTCAGGAGTGAATGGTTCCC ATATCTGTATGGTGTTTGAAGTTCTAGGGCATCATCTCCTGAAGTGGATCATCAAGTCAAATTATCAGGGTCTTCCTCTCCCTTGTGTcaaaaaaatcatcaaacaG GTTCTTCAGGGTCTGGATTACTTGCATACAAAATGTAGAATCATCCACACAGATATAAAGCCTGAGAACATCCTGCTGTGTGTGAATGACCAGTACATTCgcaggctggctgcagaggcAACAGAGTGGCAGAGATCTGGGGCTCCCCCACCATCTGGCTCTGcag TGAGCACTGCACCACAGCCTAAACCA GCTGACAAAATGtcaaagaataagaaaaagaagttgaaaaagaagcagaaaagacagGCTGAGTTGTTGGAGAAGCGAATGCAAGAGATAGAGGAAATGGAGAAGGAAGCAAACCCTGAGCAGACACAGcctgaagaggaggaagaagctcaGACTCCTGTGGAAATGCTCATAAAAGTCAGTCCATCAGAGGAAAGTATCAACAAAAAGCCAG AAACCCTTGGACAGAAGGGATCTAATCTCGTGGAAAGCAACGTGGAAAAAGATGCTCCAGAAATCAACTGCAACGGGGTGATCCCCATGACAGAGCTGACAGACTCTGGGAACGAGGGCTCCGTGCGCCTCGAGGACGACCTGCACAACGCCAATGCCTGTGACAATGCCTGTGACAATGCCCCTGACACCCAGAACACTGAGAACTTGCACAGCTCTAATTACACCCAGCACAACAATGACTCAGAGGTCGGGCCCCAAGAAGCAGTGTTGGACTTGTTTGTGCCCTTGGTCCCGGAGGATTCCATGGTGTGCCAGCCCGTCCCCAGCCAAGAGCAGGCACTGAACGAGCAGGGGATCAACGATTTTCAGGAAAGCATCAGGACAGAGATCCCTTCAGAGGATGAGAATGAGACTAACAGCCCCACAGACAACAAAG GAAAATCAGCTGCTGGGAATTTCCTTCTTAATCCTCTTGAGCCCAAGAATGCAGATAAGCTCAAAGTGAAGATAGCTGACCTAGGAAATGCCTGCTGGGTG cACAAGCATTTCACTGAAGACATCCAGACCAGGCAGTACAGGTCCCTGGAGGTGCTGATAGGGTCAGGGTACAACACCCCTGCAGACATCTGGAGCACAGCCTGCATG gCTTTTGAGTTGGCAACAGGGGACTATCTGTTCGAGCCTCACTCTGGGGAAGATTACTCACGAGATGAAG ATCATATCGCATTGATCATAGAACTTCTGGGGAAAATACCTCGCAAGCTCATTTTGGCAGGAAAATATTCCAAGGAGTTTTTCACcaaaaaag GTGATCTGAAGCACATCACCAAACTGAAGCCCTGGGGCCTTTTTGAAGTGTTGGTTGAAAAATACGAGTGGGCCCAAGATGAGGCAGCTGGATTCACAGACTTCTTACTCCCTATGCTGGAGCTGATCCCAGAGAAACGAGCTACAGCAGCAGAATGTCTCAGGCACCCCTGGCTTAACTCCTAG